GGACACGCCACCCGGTGAAAACGTCCTGCCCTTCGCGCGTCCCGCCGGATCCGAAGCCACACCCGGCGCGCAATCCGCCTTCGATTTCGGCCTCGACACCGATACCGGCCTGCCGGAGGAAACGGGGCCGGAGGCGGAGAGCGCGGAGGACGAGGCCGCGATGGAGCCGCACGGAGAGGACGCCGCGCCCGTGCCCCTCGGCGGCGCGGAGGACCGCGACTCCTTCAAGGCACCGGGGGAGTTGATGGACGATGCGCCCGAGGCGGGCGAAGGCGAAGACTGGCCGCAACAGGACGAACCGCCCCTCACGGAACATCTCACCGTGCCCGAGCAAGACGAGGCGCGGCTTGCCGGCCTTTCGCAATTCACCGCACCGGAGGACATTGTGGAGGAGCCTCTGCGGGCAGAGGAGTCGGAGGAGCCCGCGGAGGCGCCGGAGACCGCTCAGGAGCATGAGGCGCCCGCGGCAGAGGACCTGACCGCCCCTGCCCGCGCCGATACCTTTACCGGCCTGTCGGAGTTCACCGCGCCGGAGGGCATCGCCGAGCAGCCGCTGCGCACCGACACCGCCGGCCCCGTCCCGCCCGCCGCCGGAGTGCCGCTCGGCGCGGATCTTCCGCTCGGGGACGACCTGCCGGACGAGGCCGGGGAGCATATCGCGGCGGAGGGAGTTCTCGGGCGGCTGGACCGGCGCCGGCTGGCCGCGCTGCCGCAGGCGGAGATTTCCGCCCTCTGCGGGCGCATCGAGGCGCTGCGCGCCCGTCTCGCCTCCTGAGCCGCTGAGAGAAAGGCGCGCGGGGGAGAGATTTCTTCCGAATTTCCGCTTGCCCCCGCCGTCAAAATCCTTATGTAAGGCTCCACGTCGGGCTATAGCGCAGCCTGGTAGCGCGTCCGTCTGGGGGACGGAAGGTCGCAGGTTCAAGTCCTGCTAGCCCGACCATCAAAACCCGCCCGTAAGCCTTTGCTTGCGGGCGGTTTTGCGTTATGGGGGACGGACAGAAACCCGCCCGGACCGGCGGCGGAGCGGAGGATGGAAAGATGGGCGTTCTGGCAGATCACGCGATCCGGGAGATGATCGCGCGTGGCGAGATCACCGCCGCCCCCGCCGTCATCGACGCGCAGGTTCAGCCCGCCTCGCTCGACCTGCGCCTCGGCGCCCGCGCCTGGCGGGTCCGCGCCTCCTTTCTCGCCGGGGACGGCCGCAAGGTGGCCGAGCGGCTCGCGGAATTCGAGATGCACCAGATCGACCTCGAAGGCGGCGCGGTGCTCGAGAAAGGCTGCGTCTACGTCGTGCCGCTGATGGAGAGCCTCGCGCTGCCCGACGGGATTCAGGCGGTGGCCAATGCCAAAAGCTCGACCGGGCGGCTCGATCTCCTGACCCGGCTCGTCACTGACGACGGCGTGGAATTCGACCGCATCGCACCGGGCTATTGCGGCCCGCTCTATGCGGAGATCTGCCCGCGCTCCTTCTCCGTGCTCGTGCGGCCCGGCATGCGCCTCAACCAGATCCGCTTCCGCGCGGGTCAGGCGGTGCTGGGCGACGCGGAGCTGCGCGCGCTCCATGCGGAAAGCCCGCTGGTCGACGGCGAGGCGGTGATCGACCAGGGGCTCGGATTTTCCGTCGACCTGAAACCCGCGTCGGGCGATCTCGTCGGCTATCGCGCGAAACCGCATACCGGCGTGATCGACCTCGACGTCATCGGCGGCTACGATCCCTCCGAATATTGGGAGCCGATCCACGCCAGGGACGGCCGCATCATCCTCGACCCCGGCGCCTTCTACATCCTAGTGAGCCGCGAGGCGGTGCATATCCCGCCCGACTATGCCGCCGAAATGGCGCCCTATCTTGCGATGGTGGGGGAGTTCCGCGTGCATTACGCGGGATTCTTCGATCCGGGATTCGGTCATGCGAACGCCGGCGGAGCCGGATCGCGCGGGGTGCTCGAAGTGCGGTGCCACGAGGCGCCCTTCGTGCTCGAGCACGGGCAGATCGTCGGACGGCTGGTCTACGAGCGGATGGAAACGCGGCCGGAACGGCTCTACGGCGCCGATCTCGCCTCCAACTATCAGGGACAGGGCCTCAAGCTCTCGAAGCACTTCCGCGCCTGAGCGCGCGGTCTGCGGAGGCTCCGACGGTCAGAAGCGGCCGATGCGGCGCGACAGCCGCGCGACCTTCTTCGCACGCTTGGCCGTGTCGCCCGCGCCGGCCTTGGTGTCGCCCGACGCCTCGCTCCCGCCGCCTCCGCGCCTTTCCCAGGCCTTGCCGCCCATGTCGATGCCCTTGTTCACCCCCATGTTGACGAGGCGGCGCATCACCTGGCGCACAACCATGTTGATCACTCTGTCAATATTCATCGCTCCGGTCCTTTTCCTTGCACGTCGGGCCCGCCTGCCCGACCGGCCTCTCTCCCTAGCTAGTATGCACCGCCCGCCGATCCAAGGTGCGGCGCTCAGCTTTCGTCCTCGAACAGGTCCTCCTGCCCCTCGTCCTCTTCGGCACCGTCCTCTCCGAGCCCCGGCATCGGGCGGCTTTCGAGAAGGCCGGCGGCGCGCAATTCCCTCACACCCGGAAGGTCGCGCGCGCTCTCGAGCCCGAAATGGTCGAGGAAGGCGGGCGTCACCACGTAGGTCACCGGACGCCCCGGCGACATCCGGCGGCGGCCGAAGCGGATCCATTCGAGCTCCATGAGCTGATCGAGCGTCCCCTTCGAGACGGAGACGCCCCGGATCTCCTCGATCTCCGCACGGGTGCAGGGCTGATGATAGGCGATGATCGCAAGCGTCTCGGTCGCCGCGCGGCTCAGCTTGCGGGTCTCCACCGTCTCCTTCTGCATGAGAAAGCCGAGATCGGGCGCGGTGCGGATCGCCCAGGCCTCGCCCACACGGACGACGCGCACGCCGCGCCCCTCATAGCGCTTCTGCAACAGCTCGAGCGCCACCTTCGGATCGCAGCCATGCGGCATCCGCGCGGCGAGGTCGGCCACGCTCACCGGATCTGCGGAGGCAAAGAGCACGGCCTCCACCATGCGCTCCTGCTCGGCCAGCGGCGGCGCGCCGAAGAGGCTCTCTCCGATCTCCGGGGCCTCCGCCCCGTCCATGGGCTCTGTCTCGGGCTCACTCATCGGCTCTCCTTGCCTTGATCTCGATGGGCGCGAAGGTGTCGCCCTGCCGGATCACGATCTTACCCTGTTTCGCAAGCTCGAGCGAGGCGGCAAAGGTCGCCGCGGTCGCCGAGCGCCGTTTCTTCGGGTCGAGTTCCCAGCCCTCGGGCAGGTAGCTCGACAGATCCGCCCAGTCGATCGCATAGGGGATCAGGTGGCGCAGCCGGTCGAGCGCCTGTTCCATCGACAGGATCGCCTCCCGGTCCATGACGAAGGGGCGGAACTCGTCCTTGGTGCGCACGCGGGCATAGCCCTGCATCAGGTCGAGAAGGCTTGCGGTATAGCTCACGCTGCGGATGCGTGCGACCTCCTCGGGCAGACCGCGCACGAAGAAGTCGCGCCCCTTCTGATCGCGCGCCATGAGCTTCGCGGCGGCCTCCCGCATCGCCTCGAGCCGCTGGAGCTGAAAGGCGAGATGGGCCGCGAGCTCCTCGCCCGAGGGCCCCTCGTCCGCCGGATCGGGCGGCAGCAGCAGGCGCGATTTCAGAAAGGCAAGCCAGGCGGCCATCACCAGATAGTCGGCGGCGAGCTCGATGCGCAGTTCCTTGGCCTTCTCCACGAAGGCGAGATATTGCCGCGCGAGATGCAGGACGGAAATCCGGCGCAGATCGACCTTCTGCGTGCGCGAAAGCTGCAACAGCAGATCGAGCGGCCCCTCGAACCCGTCGACGTCGACGATCAGGGCCTCGGCCGCAAGCCGGTCCTCGACGCTCAGGATATCCGCGATGTCGAACTGGTCCTGCTCGGCCATGGGCCCCTCTGCCTATCCCAGGAGGTGTCGAAATTCCGCCTCGAGCGCGGCGATGTCAACAGGGCGATATCCCGGCCGGCTGTCTGCCGCACGATCCGCACGGGCCTGGGCCGCCGCATCCATCTCGCCGAGCGCCGCGATCGTCTCCATCTCCCGCAGATCGCCGTTGCAATGCAGCACGAGATCGCAGCCCGCCGCAAGCGCCGCGGTACCCCGGTCGGCCACGCTGCCCGCGAGC
The nucleotide sequence above comes from Celeribacter indicus. Encoded proteins:
- a CDS encoding MerR family transcriptional regulator; the encoded protein is MDKSPDAFRTISEVADWLDTPAHVLRFWESRFTQVKPVKRAGGRRYYRPADMALLGGIKKLLHDDGMTIRGVQKLLREHGVKYVASLSPAIDGTPSDTPAPRPPIPSAPMAENVPQDRFEAEDTPPGENVLPFARPAGSEATPGAQSAFDFGLDTDTGLPEETGPEAESAEDEAAMEPHGEDAAPVPLGGAEDRDSFKAPGELMDDAPEAGEGEDWPQQDEPPLTEHLTVPEQDEARLAGLSQFTAPEDIVEEPLRAEESEEPAEAPETAQEHEAPAAEDLTAPARADTFTGLSEFTAPEGIAEQPLRTDTAGPVPPAAGVPLGADLPLGDDLPDEAGEHIAAEGVLGRLDRRRLAALPQAEISALCGRIEALRARLAS
- a CDS encoding 2'-deoxycytidine 5'-triphosphate deaminase; the encoded protein is MGVLADHAIREMIARGEITAAPAVIDAQVQPASLDLRLGARAWRVRASFLAGDGRKVAERLAEFEMHQIDLEGGAVLEKGCVYVVPLMESLALPDGIQAVANAKSSTGRLDLLTRLVTDDGVEFDRIAPGYCGPLYAEICPRSFSVLVRPGMRLNQIRFRAGQAVLGDAELRALHAESPLVDGEAVIDQGLGFSVDLKPASGDLVGYRAKPHTGVIDLDVIGGYDPSEYWEPIHARDGRIILDPGAFYILVSREAVHIPPDYAAEMAPYLAMVGEFRVHYAGFFDPGFGHANAGGAGSRGVLEVRCHEAPFVLEHGQIVGRLVYERMETRPERLYGADLASNYQGQGLKLSKHFRA
- the scpB gene encoding SMC-Scp complex subunit ScpB; this encodes MSEPETEPMDGAEAPEIGESLFGAPPLAEQERMVEAVLFASADPVSVADLAARMPHGCDPKVALELLQKRYEGRGVRVVRVGEAWAIRTAPDLGFLMQKETVETRKLSRAATETLAIIAYHQPCTRAEIEEIRGVSVSKGTLDQLMELEWIRFGRRRMSPGRPVTYVVTPAFLDHFGLESARDLPGVRELRAAGLLESRPMPGLGEDGAEEDEGQEDLFEDES
- a CDS encoding segregation and condensation protein A, translated to MAEQDQFDIADILSVEDRLAAEALIVDVDGFEGPLDLLLQLSRTQKVDLRRISVLHLARQYLAFVEKAKELRIELAADYLVMAAWLAFLKSRLLLPPDPADEGPSGEELAAHLAFQLQRLEAMREAAAKLMARDQKGRDFFVRGLPEEVARIRSVSYTASLLDLMQGYARVRTKDEFRPFVMDREAILSMEQALDRLRHLIPYAIDWADLSSYLPEGWELDPKKRRSATAATFAASLELAKQGKIVIRQGDTFAPIEIKARRADE